In Sphingomonas sp. PAMC26645, one DNA window encodes the following:
- the scpA gene encoding methylmalonyl-CoA mutase: protein MTDKPESAPTLADWQAAATKEVKGADLTWPTPEGIDVKPLYTAEDVREDPGLPGFAPFTRGVRASMYAGRPWTIRQYAGFSTAEASNAFYRRNLAAGQKGLSVAFDLATHRGYDSDHPRVTGDVGKAGVAIDSVEDMKILFDGIPLDKMSVSMTMNGAVIPILAFFIVAGEEQGVDRKLLDGTIQNDILKEFMVRNTYIYPPEPSMRIISDIFGYTSREMPKFNSISISGYHMQEAGATQLHELAFTIADGMEYVKYGVASGLDIDKFAGRLSFFFAIGMNFFMEIAKLRAARVLWHRAMTQLGAQDERSKMLRTHCQTSGVSLTEQDPYNNVMRTTIEAMAAMLGGTQSLHTNALDEAIALPTDFSARIARNTQIVIQEETGMTKVVDPLGGSYYIESLTQSLVDGAWGLIERIQSEGGMAKAVAAGWPKAMIEEAAAGRQARVDRGEDVIVGVNKYKLAEQDSIEILDVDNVAVRAGQIERIERVKATRDEAACRAALDALREGARNPPRNGEGDHPQDGGGGVPQTDPLAEAPLRQPSADTSPNRGGFENNLLALAVDCARARATLGEISSAMEDVFGRYGTQPTPVSGIYGGAYEDDARWTRLTNGVEATERRLGRKPRMLVAKMGQDGHDRGANLVSSMFGDLGFEIVPGPLFQTPAEAAALALEKDVDIVGASSLAAGHKTLIPELIGYLREAGRADIKVIAGGVIPAQDYQALRDAGVQAIFGPGTNLIQAAEDVLKLLGHNMAPQEEAAE, encoded by the coding sequence ATGACCGACAAGCCCGAATCCGCCCCAACCCTCGCAGACTGGCAGGCCGCCGCTACCAAGGAAGTCAAAGGCGCCGACCTCACCTGGCCGACCCCCGAAGGCATCGACGTCAAACCGCTCTACACCGCGGAAGACGTGCGCGAAGACCCCGGCCTCCCAGGCTTCGCCCCCTTCACCCGCGGCGTCCGCGCGTCGATGTACGCCGGTCGCCCGTGGACGATCCGCCAATACGCCGGCTTCTCCACCGCCGAAGCCTCGAACGCGTTCTACCGCCGCAACCTCGCCGCCGGCCAGAAAGGCCTGTCGGTAGCGTTCGATCTCGCCACCCACCGCGGCTACGACAGCGACCACCCCCGCGTCACCGGCGACGTCGGCAAGGCCGGCGTCGCGATCGACTCGGTCGAGGACATGAAGATCCTCTTCGACGGCATCCCGCTCGACAAGATGTCGGTCAGCATGACGATGAACGGTGCGGTGATCCCGATCCTCGCCTTCTTCATCGTCGCCGGCGAGGAGCAGGGCGTCGACCGGAAACTGCTCGACGGGACCATCCAGAACGACATCCTCAAGGAGTTCATGGTCCGCAACACCTACATCTACCCGCCCGAGCCGAGCATGCGGATCATCTCGGACATCTTCGGCTACACCAGCCGCGAGATGCCCAAGTTCAACAGCATCTCGATCAGCGGCTATCACATGCAGGAAGCGGGGGCGACGCAGCTCCACGAGCTCGCCTTCACGATCGCCGACGGCATGGAATACGTCAAATACGGCGTCGCGTCCGGGCTCGACATCGACAAGTTCGCCGGGCGCCTGAGCTTCTTCTTCGCGATCGGCATGAACTTCTTCATGGAGATCGCCAAGCTCCGCGCCGCGCGCGTCCTCTGGCACCGCGCGATGACGCAATTGGGTGCGCAGGACGAGCGCTCGAAGATGCTGCGCACGCATTGCCAGACAAGCGGCGTCTCGCTCACCGAGCAGGACCCGTACAACAACGTCATGCGCACGACGATCGAGGCGATGGCGGCGATGCTCGGCGGCACGCAGTCCTTGCATACGAACGCGCTCGACGAGGCGATCGCGCTGCCGACCGACTTCTCGGCACGGATCGCGCGCAACACGCAGATCGTGATCCAGGAAGAGACCGGGATGACCAAGGTCGTCGATCCGCTCGGCGGCAGCTATTATATCGAGAGCCTGACGCAGTCGCTGGTCGACGGCGCGTGGGGCCTGATCGAGCGGATCCAGTCCGAAGGCGGGATGGCGAAAGCGGTCGCGGCAGGCTGGCCCAAGGCGATGATCGAGGAAGCCGCGGCTGGGCGGCAGGCGCGCGTCGATCGCGGCGAGGACGTCATCGTCGGCGTCAACAAGTACAAGCTCGCCGAACAGGACTCGATCGAGATCCTCGACGTCGACAACGTCGCGGTGCGGGCAGGCCAGATCGAACGGATTGAGCGGGTCAAGGCCACGCGCGACGAAGCCGCGTGCCGGGCCGCGTTAGATGCCCTCCGCGAAGGCGCGCGAAATCCTCCCCGGAACGGGGAGGGGGACCATCCGCAGGATGGTGGAGGGGGCGTCCCACAAACGGACCCTCTCGCGGAAGCCCCCCTCCGTCAGCCTTCGGCCGACACCTCCCCGAATCGGGGAGGATTTGAGAACAATCTCCTCGCGCTCGCCGTCGACTGTGCCCGAGCCCGCGCCACGCTCGGCGAAATCTCGTCGGCGATGGAGGACGTGTTTGGCCGCTACGGCACGCAACCGACCCCCGTCTCCGGCATCTACGGCGGCGCGTACGAGGACGATGCCCGCTGGACCCGCCTCACCAATGGCGTCGAGGCCACCGAGCGCCGGCTTGGCCGCAAACCCCGCATGCTCGTCGCCAAGATGGGCCAGGACGGCCACGACCGCGGCGCCAACCTCGTCTCGTCGATGTTCGGCGACCTGGGCTTCGAGATCGTCCCCGGCCCACTCTTCCAGACTCCCGCCGAGGCCGCCGCGCTCGCGCTCGAAAAGGACGTCGATATCGTCGGTGCCTCGTCACTCGCCGCCGGCCACAAGACGCTGATCCCCGAGCTGATCGGCTACCTCCGCGAGGCGGGCCGCGCGGACATCAAGGTGATCGCGGGTGGCGTTATCCCCGCACAGGACTATCAGGCGCTGCGCGATGCCGGGGTCCAGGCGATCTTCGGCCCCGGCACCAACCTGATCCAGGCCGCCGAGGACGTGTTGAAACTCCTCGGCCACAACATGGCCCCGCAAGAGGAAGCCGCCGAATGA
- a CDS encoding helix-turn-helix transcriptional regulator, with translation MTLPARRLFVGHRLRDLRRVLGISQAAMAARIGLSVSYLSQIENGDRPVTEGVLITLAREFPADWGSIDAADDTALLIATLEAVSDTSVEAPALDETAVRRAVKHQPLLAQRLVAMHDAYRRAQEQLRALDDRLVAGSGAPGLLPWEDVRDWFHAAGNYVDALDRRAEEIGETLGADRIASLEARLAARGVSVAISGALAAPLRDYDGATLQLDGSQPGETTIFSLAHQVARHEFGDVIGGIVAASEMASETARALLTAGLTNYAAGAIVMPYTRFRTEARSVRHDIDRLRRIFGTSFEQTCHRLSTLQRPGALGIPFFFCRVDMAGNITKRHSATRLQFARFGGACPLWIVHEAVAIPDRILTQLIETTDGIRYVSMAKGLVKPSETYTRPARRYAVALGCEEANASEFIYADALGTGGIATPIGSSCRICLRTDCDQRAFPPAASEIRVDPDRRGAVPYEVV, from the coding sequence ATGACTTTGCCCGCTCGTCGCCTCTTCGTCGGACACCGCCTGCGCGACCTGCGCCGCGTCCTTGGAATCAGCCAGGCGGCGATGGCGGCGCGGATCGGCCTGTCGGTCAGCTATCTCTCGCAGATCGAGAATGGCGACCGCCCGGTCACGGAGGGCGTGCTGATCACGCTGGCGCGCGAGTTTCCGGCGGATTGGGGGAGCATCGACGCGGCGGACGATACCGCGTTGCTGATCGCGACGCTGGAGGCGGTGTCGGACACTAGTGTGGAGGCACCTGCGCTCGACGAGACCGCGGTGCGGCGCGCGGTGAAGCACCAGCCATTGTTGGCGCAGCGGCTCGTCGCGATGCACGACGCGTATCGGCGCGCGCAGGAGCAGTTGCGCGCGCTGGACGACCGGTTGGTGGCGGGGTCCGGTGCGCCGGGGTTGCTGCCGTGGGAGGACGTGCGCGACTGGTTTCATGCGGCCGGCAATTACGTCGATGCGCTCGACCGGCGGGCGGAGGAGATCGGCGAGACTTTGGGGGCGGACCGGATCGCGTCGCTTGAGGCTAGGCTTGCCGCGCGCGGCGTGTCGGTCGCGATCTCGGGCGCGCTTGCCGCACCGCTGCGCGATTACGATGGCGCGACCTTGCAGTTGGACGGATCGCAGCCGGGCGAGACCACCATTTTCTCCCTCGCGCACCAAGTCGCACGGCATGAGTTCGGCGACGTCATCGGCGGGATCGTCGCAGCGTCGGAGATGGCGTCGGAGACGGCGCGCGCACTGCTGACCGCGGGGCTGACCAATTACGCGGCGGGGGCGATAGTCATGCCCTATACGCGCTTTCGGACGGAGGCGCGGAGCGTCCGCCACGACATCGACCGGTTGCGGCGGATCTTCGGGACGAGTTTCGAGCAGACGTGTCACCGGCTCTCGACGTTGCAGAGACCGGGCGCGCTGGGCATCCCGTTCTTCTTCTGCCGCGTGGACATGGCCGGCAACATCACCAAGCGGCACTCCGCCACGCGCCTGCAGTTCGCACGGTTCGGGGGGGCGTGTCCGTTGTGGATCGTCCACGAGGCGGTGGCGATCCCCGACCGGATACTGACGCAGCTGATCGAGACGACCGACGGGATCCGCTATGTCTCGATGGCGAAGGGGCTGGTGAAGCCGTCCGAGACGTACACGCGACCGGCGCGGCGCTATGCGGTGGCGCTGGGGTGCGAAGAGGCGAACGCGTCGGAGTTCATCTATGCGGACGCGCTGGGGACCGGAGGCATTGCGACGCCGATCGGGTCGTCATGCCGCATCTGCCTGCGTACCGACTGCGACCAGCGCGCGTTTCCGCCGGCTGCCAGCGAGATCCGGGTCGATCCCGACCGCCGCGGCGCCGTGCCGTACGAAGTGGTTTAG
- the mce gene encoding methylmalonyl-CoA epimerase: MTLGRLNHVGVATPSIAKSVETYRLLLGATAIGEPFDLPAQGVKVCFIDAPNTQIELIEPYDESSPIAGFLRKNPAGGQHHVCFEVSDIAAAVADLKAKGATVLGEPRIGAHGTPIVFVHPKDFGGMLVELMETPGDTGAH, translated from the coding sequence ATGACACTGGGCCGCCTCAACCATGTCGGGGTCGCGACGCCGTCGATCGCGAAGTCGGTCGAGACTTATCGCCTGCTGCTCGGCGCGACCGCGATCGGCGAGCCGTTCGACCTGCCGGCACAGGGAGTGAAGGTGTGCTTCATCGATGCGCCGAACACGCAGATCGAACTGATCGAGCCGTATGACGAGAGTTCGCCGATCGCAGGCTTCCTGCGCAAGAACCCGGCAGGCGGGCAGCATCATGTCTGCTTCGAGGTCTCCGATATCGCCGCCGCGGTCGCCGACCTGAAGGCGAAAGGCGCGACTGTGCTGGGCGAGCCGCGGATCGGCGCGCATGGCACGCCGATCGTGTTCGTGCATCCTAAGGATTTCGGCGGCATGCTGGTCGAATTGATGGAGACGCCGGGCGATACCGGCGCGCACTAG
- a CDS encoding P-II family nitrogen regulator: MKLVIAIIKPFKLDEVREALTTIGVAGMTVTEVKGFGRQKGQTEIYRGAEYSTNMVPKIKIEVVCAASLSDRVVEAIQASANTGAIGDGKIFVLDVGQAVRIRTGETDDSAL, from the coding sequence ATGAAACTCGTCATTGCCATCATCAAGCCGTTCAAGCTCGACGAGGTGCGCGAAGCGCTCACCACGATCGGCGTGGCGGGCATGACGGTCACCGAGGTCAAGGGGTTCGGCCGTCAGAAGGGCCAGACCGAGATCTATCGGGGGGCCGAATACAGCACCAACATGGTGCCGAAGATCAAGATCGAGGTGGTCTGCGCCGCCAGCCTGTCCGACCGCGTGGTCGAGGCGATCCAGGCATCGGCGAACACCGGCGCGATCGGCGACGGCAAGATCTTCGTGCTCGACGTCGGCCAGGCAGTGCGGATCCGCACCGGCGAAACCGACGATTCAGCGCTCTGA
- a CDS encoding ammonium transporter, translating into MKHDLKKAAVAALGFGATMIGAAPAWAQAAAAPVVAPVVATVNKGDTAWMMTSTILVLMMILPGLALFYGGLTRSKNMLSTMTQIGAVAALAMLIWVMWGYTLAFGPDVTNPLLSNFIGSFDKAFLKGVTPASQAATFTAGVEIPEYVFICFQMTFAAITIALVLGSVVERMKFSAVMVFGLVWLTIVYFPIAHMVWASSGYFFKAGALDFAGGTVVHINAGVSALVAALILGKRIGYPKEPMAPHSLVMTGIGTGLLWVGWFGFNAGSALEANGSAALAMLNTFVATASAALFWMLAEKLSGHKGSALGFCSGIVAGLVAVTPAAGNSGPFGAIVLGAIASLVCFMAVSKLKPMLGYDDSLDAFGIHGIGGMIGAIGTAVVYAPSLGGPGAADYAMGAKLFVQLQAVIVTIIWATIGTTIAIYVAKAVTGLRVSPEVEHEGLDIGEHGERAYN; encoded by the coding sequence ATGAAGCATGATTTGAAGAAGGCCGCCGTCGCGGCTCTAGGGTTCGGCGCGACGATGATCGGAGCCGCACCCGCCTGGGCACAGGCCGCAGCCGCACCGGTGGTCGCGCCCGTCGTTGCTACCGTGAACAAGGGCGACACCGCCTGGATGATGACCTCGACGATCCTCGTCCTGATGATGATCCTGCCCGGTCTCGCGCTGTTCTACGGCGGCCTCACGCGGTCGAAGAACATGCTGTCGACCATGACTCAGATCGGTGCCGTCGCGGCGCTCGCGATGCTGATCTGGGTGATGTGGGGCTACACGCTGGCGTTCGGTCCGGACGTGACCAACCCGCTGCTCAGCAACTTCATCGGCAGCTTCGACAAGGCATTCCTGAAGGGCGTCACGCCCGCCTCGCAGGCGGCGACCTTCACGGCCGGCGTCGAGATCCCCGAATATGTCTTCATCTGCTTCCAGATGACCTTCGCCGCGATCACCATTGCACTAGTCCTGGGCTCGGTCGTCGAGCGCATGAAGTTCTCGGCGGTGATGGTATTCGGCCTGGTCTGGCTGACGATCGTCTATTTCCCGATCGCGCACATGGTGTGGGCATCGAGCGGGTATTTCTTCAAGGCAGGCGCACTCGATTTCGCCGGCGGTACCGTGGTCCACATCAACGCCGGCGTCTCGGCGCTGGTAGCCGCCCTGATCCTCGGCAAGCGTATCGGCTACCCGAAGGAGCCAATGGCACCGCACTCGCTGGTGATGACCGGCATCGGTACCGGCCTGCTCTGGGTCGGCTGGTTCGGCTTCAACGCCGGCTCGGCGCTCGAGGCGAACGGGTCTGCCGCACTCGCGATGCTCAACACCTTCGTCGCCACGGCTTCGGCTGCCTTGTTCTGGATGCTTGCCGAGAAGCTCTCGGGTCACAAGGGTTCGGCTTTGGGCTTCTGCTCGGGCATCGTCGCCGGCCTCGTCGCCGTCACACCGGCCGCGGGCAACTCCGGCCCGTTCGGCGCCATCGTCCTCGGCGCGATCGCCTCGCTCGTCTGCTTCATGGCAGTGTCGAAGCTCAAGCCGATGCTCGGCTACGACGATTCCTTGGACGCCTTCGGGATCCACGGCATCGGCGGCATGATCGGCGCGATCGGCACCGCGGTGGTCTACGCCCCGTCGCTCGGCGGGCCCGGCGCTGCGGACTATGCGATGGGCGCCAAGCTCTTCGTGCAGCTCCAGGCGGTGATCGTCACGATCATCTGGGCCACGATCGGCACCACGATCGCGATCTACGTCGCCAAGGCCGTCACCGGTCTGCGGGTGTCGCCGGAAGTCGAGCATGAGGGTCTCGACATCGGCGAACACGGCGAGCGCGCTTACAACTAA
- the purH gene encoding bifunctional phosphoribosylaminoimidazolecarboxamide formyltransferase/IMP cyclohydrolase, which translates to MTSIPIKRALLSVSDKTGIVDLGKALASHGVELVSTGGTATALRAAGLDVRDVSELTGFPEMMDGRVKTLHPMVHGGLLAVRDDAGHAASMAEHKIGAIDLVIVNLYPFEATIAKGADRDTVIENIDIGGPSMVRSAAKNHAYVAIVTDPADYALVSGGTTTLDDRKKLAAKAFATTAAYDSAIATWFGTVDQAEEFPATLPITLKRGDTLRYGENPHQSAAFYTATGSVRGIGQARQLQGKALSYNNLNDADAALELIAEFRDAEPSVVIVKHANPCGVATAATLAEAYAAAFACDTVSAFGGIIAVNRTLDAQTARQITGIFTEVVVAPDADEGAIALFAAKKNLRLLLTGDLPDPARLGLTAKSIAGGWLVQGRDNGTPGELKVVTKRQPTEQELIDCRFAWTVAKHTKSNAIVYAKDGSTAGIGAGQMNRLESARIAAWKAKDAAEKAGWSTPRTIGSAVASDAFFPFADGLLAAVEAGATAVIQPGGSIRDADVIAAADEAGLAMVFTGMRHFRH; encoded by the coding sequence ATGACCAGCATCCCGATCAAGCGCGCGCTCCTGTCCGTCTCCGACAAGACCGGGATCGTCGATCTCGGCAAGGCGCTGGCCAGCCACGGCGTCGAACTCGTCTCGACCGGCGGCACCGCCACCGCCCTCCGCGCCGCCGGCTTGGACGTCCGCGACGTGAGCGAACTCACCGGCTTCCCCGAAATGATGGACGGCCGCGTGAAGACGCTCCACCCGATGGTGCACGGCGGCCTGCTCGCGGTGCGCGACGACGCCGGCCACGCCGCCTCGATGGCCGAGCACAAGATCGGCGCGATCGACCTCGTGATCGTCAACCTCTACCCGTTCGAGGCGACCATCGCGAAGGGCGCCGACCGCGACACCGTGATCGAGAACATCGACATCGGCGGCCCCAGCATGGTGCGCTCGGCGGCCAAGAACCACGCCTATGTCGCGATCGTCACCGACCCCGCCGACTATGCGCTCGTCTCCGGCGGCACGACGACACTCGACGACCGCAAGAAGCTCGCGGCCAAGGCCTTCGCCACCACCGCCGCCTATGATTCGGCAATCGCGACCTGGTTCGGCACGGTAGATCAGGCCGAGGAATTCCCCGCCACCCTGCCGATCACGCTCAAGCGCGGCGACACGCTCCGCTACGGCGAGAATCCGCACCAGTCCGCCGCCTTCTACACCGCAACCGGCAGCGTCCGCGGCATCGGCCAGGCCCGCCAGCTCCAGGGCAAGGCGCTCAGCTACAACAACCTCAACGACGCCGACGCCGCGCTCGAACTGATCGCCGAATTCCGCGACGCCGAACCCTCCGTCGTGATCGTCAAGCACGCCAACCCCTGCGGCGTCGCCACCGCAGCCACGCTCGCCGAAGCCTACGCCGCGGCGTTCGCCTGCGACACCGTATCGGCGTTCGGCGGCATCATCGCCGTAAACCGCACGCTCGACGCCCAAACCGCCCGCCAGATCACCGGCATCTTCACCGAAGTCGTCGTCGCCCCCGATGCCGACGAAGGGGCGATTGCGCTGTTCGCTGCCAAGAAGAACCTCCGCCTGCTGCTCACCGGCGACCTCCCCGATCCCGCGCGCCTCGGCTTGACGGCAAAGTCGATCGCTGGCGGCTGGCTCGTCCAGGGTCGCGACAACGGCACGCCGGGTGAGTTGAAGGTCGTCACCAAGCGCCAGCCGACCGAACAGGAACTGATCGACTGCCGCTTCGCCTGGACCGTCGCCAAGCACACCAAGTCCAACGCGATCGTCTACGCCAAGGACGGCAGCACCGCGGGGATCGGCGCGGGCCAGATGAATCGCCTCGAATCCGCGCGCATCGCCGCATGGAAGGCGAAGGACGCGGCAGAGAAGGCCGGCTGGTCCACCCCGCGCACGATCGGCTCGGCAGTCGCCTCCGACGCATTCTTCCCGTTCGCCGACGGCCTGCTTGCAGCGGTCGAGGCCGGGGCGACGGCGGTGATCCAGCCCGGCGGTTCGATCCGCGACGCGGATGTCATCGCGGCGGCGGACGAAGCCGGCCTCGCAATGGTCTTCACCGGCATGCGCCACTTCCGCCACTGA
- a CDS encoding enoyl-CoA hydratase-related protein has translation MAAYEHILSERRGDVLVLTLNRPDRLNAAPPAMFEELRAALGDLDGARAVLIAGAGRAFCSGADVGGGALGSDNPGETTFAALTGSYNPTMTALADLSVPVVSAVRGPAAGIGCSLALAADFCVASETAYFLQAFVNIGLVPDGGASWMLPRLIGKARATEMMMLGERVPAAKALDWGMVHKVVADDALAAEAFALAERLAAMPTIALGLMRRAITAAYETDYATAMQAEAANQRDARGSADSMEGGRAFLEKRKPVFTGK, from the coding sequence ATGGCCGCGTACGAGCATATCCTGAGCGAACGGCGCGGCGACGTGCTGGTACTGACGCTCAACCGGCCCGACCGGCTGAACGCCGCACCGCCGGCGATGTTCGAGGAGTTGCGCGCGGCGCTGGGCGACCTAGATGGCGCGCGGGCGGTGTTGATTGCGGGCGCGGGCCGTGCGTTCTGCTCGGGCGCTGATGTCGGTGGTGGCGCGCTTGGTTCGGACAATCCGGGCGAGACGACGTTCGCGGCCCTGACCGGCAGCTACAATCCGACGATGACGGCGCTCGCCGACCTGTCGGTGCCGGTGGTGAGCGCAGTGCGCGGGCCGGCGGCGGGGATCGGCTGCAGCCTCGCGCTCGCCGCCGATTTCTGCGTCGCGAGCGAGACCGCGTATTTCCTCCAGGCGTTCGTGAATATCGGGCTGGTGCCGGACGGTGGCGCGTCGTGGATGCTGCCGCGGCTGATCGGCAAGGCGCGGGCGACCGAGATGATGATGCTTGGTGAGCGCGTGCCGGCGGCGAAGGCGCTCGACTGGGGAATGGTGCATAAGGTCGTCGCGGACGACGCGCTCGCCGCCGAGGCGTTCGCCTTGGCTGAGCGACTGGCGGCGATGCCAACGATCGCGCTCGGACTGATGCGCCGGGCGATTACCGCGGCGTACGAAACGGATTACGCAACCGCGATGCAGGCCGAGGCAGCCAACCAGCGCGATGCGCGCGGGTCTGCGGACTCGATGGAGGGCGGCCGCGCGTTCCTGGAGAAGCGCAAGCCGGTGTTCACGGGCAAATGA
- a CDS encoding acyl-CoA carboxylase subunit beta, whose product MSSTIEELERRREAARVGGGLKRIAAQHAKGKLTARERLDVLLDEGSFEELDMYVEHNCVDFGMQDQMIPGDGVVTGSGTINGRLVFVFSQDFTVFGGSLSERHAQKICKVMDSAMKVGAPIIGLNDSGGARIQEGVASLGGYAEVFQRNALASGVVPQLSLIMGPCAGGAVYSPAMTDFIFMVKDSSYMFVTGPDVVKTVTNEVVTQEALGGAVTHTTKTSVADNAFENDIEALLAARDFFDFLPASNREGVPERPTADEWDRIEESLDTLIPASANQPYDMHELIRKTVDEGDFFETQPAHAANIITGFGRIEGRTVGFVANQPMVLAGVLDINSSKKAARFVRFCDAFEIPIVTFVDVPGFLPGTAQEHNGIIKHGAKLLFAYAEATVPKITVITRKAYGGAYDVMASKHLRGDLNYAWPTAEIAVMGAKGAVEIIFRGKTPEEIAERTAEYEARFANPFVAASKGFIDEVIQPHSTRRRIALGLRKLRGKALENPWKKHDNIPL is encoded by the coding sequence ATGTCATCCACGATCGAAGAGCTTGAACGCCGCCGCGAAGCCGCCAGAGTCGGCGGGGGCCTCAAGCGGATCGCAGCGCAGCACGCCAAGGGTAAGCTCACCGCGAGGGAGCGCCTTGACGTGCTGCTGGACGAGGGATCGTTCGAGGAGCTCGACATGTATGTCGAGCATAACTGCGTCGATTTCGGCATGCAGGACCAGATGATCCCCGGCGACGGCGTGGTCACCGGCTCGGGCACGATCAACGGCCGCCTCGTCTTCGTCTTCAGCCAGGATTTTACCGTGTTCGGCGGCTCCCTCAGCGAACGTCACGCGCAGAAGATCTGCAAGGTGATGGACAGCGCGATGAAGGTCGGCGCGCCGATCATCGGCCTCAACGACAGCGGCGGTGCGCGCATTCAGGAGGGCGTCGCCAGCCTCGGCGGCTATGCCGAAGTGTTCCAGCGCAACGCGCTCGCGTCGGGCGTTGTGCCGCAGCTCTCGCTGATCATGGGACCTTGTGCTGGCGGTGCGGTCTACAGCCCCGCGATGACCGACTTCATCTTCATGGTGAAGGATTCAAGCTACATGTTCGTCACCGGCCCCGACGTGGTCAAGACGGTGACCAACGAAGTCGTGACGCAGGAGGCGCTTGGCGGCGCGGTGACTCACACCACCAAGACGTCGGTCGCCGACAACGCGTTCGAGAACGACATCGAGGCCTTGTTGGCCGCGCGCGACTTCTTCGATTTCCTGCCTGCGTCGAACCGTGAAGGTGTACCTGAGCGCCCGACTGCGGACGAATGGGACCGGATCGAGGAGAGCCTCGACACGCTGATCCCGGCGTCGGCGAACCAGCCCTACGACATGCACGAGCTGATCCGGAAGACCGTCGACGAGGGCGATTTCTTCGAGACGCAGCCGGCACACGCGGCCAACATAATCACCGGGTTCGGCCGGATCGAAGGCCGCACGGTCGGCTTCGTCGCGAACCAGCCGATGGTCCTCGCCGGCGTGCTCGACATCAACAGCTCGAAGAAGGCGGCGCGGTTCGTGCGCTTCTGCGATGCGTTCGAGATCCCGATCGTCACCTTCGTCGACGTCCCCGGCTTCCTGCCCGGCACCGCGCAGGAGCATAACGGCATCATCAAGCACGGCGCGAAACTGCTGTTCGCCTATGCCGAGGCGACCGTGCCCAAGATCACTGTCATTACGCGGAAAGCCTATGGCGGCGCGTACGACGTGATGGCCTCGAAGCACCTGCGCGGCGACCTCAACTATGCATGGCCGACCGCTGAGATCGCGGTGATGGGCGCGAAGGGCGCAGTCGAGATCATCTTCCGCGGCAAGACGCCGGAAGAGATCGCGGAACGTACCGCGGAATACGAGGCGCGCTTCGCCAACCCGTTCGTCGCCGCGTCGAAGGGCTTCATCGACGAAGTGATCCAGCCCCACTCGACCCGCCGCCGCATCGCGCTCGGCCTGCGGAAACTCCGCGGCAAGGCGCTGGAGAATCCTTGGAAGAAGCATGACAACATCCCGCTGTGA